The Spirochaetales bacterium genome has a segment encoding these proteins:
- a CDS encoding SAM-dependent methyltransferase, which produces PNRPSPLGVTTVKLLKIEGEVLSVSGLDAVDGSPVYDIKPYAKVFDEIDGEKTGRDWCLTNPRSPMAVLIGSNDLAGCLSEAGKLHGHFCPGLSLGVYAAVTGMKRIASSIADGMEGLCAVIEVNSCFADGIQAVTGCTFGNNSLIYRDIGKTAVTLAHRGKPEGLRIMVKPAFREILQKDFPVYSLLFDRVVRERGGDEKDMADFKEKGREASFGILSYPSDSLFIVREVPVTLPPYAPMVNSLRCDRCGEEVMETKTVKKDGLLLCRSCGGGYPCLTGAGIVCHCG; this is translated from the coding sequence CCCGAACCGCCCGAGTCCCCTCGGGGTGACCACGGTCAAGCTGCTCAAGATCGAGGGCGAGGTGCTTTCGGTAAGCGGGCTCGACGCGGTGGACGGATCGCCGGTCTACGACATCAAGCCGTATGCGAAGGTCTTCGACGAAATCGACGGGGAAAAAACGGGGCGCGACTGGTGCCTCACGAATCCCCGCAGCCCCATGGCCGTCCTCATCGGTTCGAACGACCTCGCAGGATGTCTTTCCGAAGCGGGAAAACTCCACGGCCACTTCTGCCCCGGCCTTAGCCTGGGCGTGTATGCCGCGGTTACGGGCATGAAACGGATAGCCTCGTCAATAGCCGACGGTATGGAGGGCCTGTGCGCCGTTATCGAGGTGAACAGCTGTTTCGCCGACGGCATACAGGCCGTAACCGGGTGCACCTTCGGCAACAATTCTCTCATCTACCGCGACATCGGGAAAACGGCGGTTACCCTTGCACATCGCGGGAAGCCGGAAGGGCTGCGGATCATGGTCAAACCCGCTTTCAGGGAAATTCTGCAGAAAGATTTTCCCGTCTACTCGCTTCTGTTTGACCGTGTTGTCAGAGAACGCGGCGGCGACGAGAAGGATATGGCCGATTTCAAGGAAAAGGGAAGGGAGGCCTCCTTCGGTATCCTTTCGTATCCCTCAGATTCGCTCTTCATCGTCAGGGAGGTGCCGGTGACGCTTCCGCCGTATGCCCCCATGGTGAACAGCCTCAGGTGCGACCGGTGCGGGGAAGAGGTCATGGAAACGAAAACGGTGAAAAAAGACGGCCTCCTGTTGTGCCGTTCATGCGGCGGCGGATACCCATGTCTCACCGGGGCGGGCATCGTGTGCCATTGCGGATAA